The genomic segment CTGGTGTTCGAACCGGCCCCGGGCATGGACTACCGGCCCGGCCAGTTCCTCACCCTGCGCGTGCCGAGCGATCGCTGCGGTTCGGTGGCACGCTGCTACTCGCTGTCCAGTTCCCCGCACACCGGCGATCCGCTGACGGTCACGGTCAAGCGCACCGGCTACGCCTCCAACTGGATCTGCGACAACATCCGGGCGGGCGCGGAGATCGAGGTGCTGCCGCCGTCGGGGGTGTTCTGCCCACCGGATCTCGACGCGGACCTGCTGCTGTTCGCCGCGGGCAGCGGTATCACGCCGGTGCTGTCCATCGTGAAATCGGTGCTGGCCAAGGGAACCGGCCGCCTGCTGCTGGTCTACGCCAACCGCGACGAGCAGTCGGTGATCTTCGCGCGGGAGCTGCGTGAGCTGTCCGCCTCGATGCCCGACCGGCTGACCGTGGTGCACTGGCTGGAAAGCGTGCAGGGGCTGCCGTCGATCGAGCAACTCCAGTCGCTCGCCGCCCCCTTCCCCGGCAGGCCCGCGTTCCTGTGTGGTCCCAAGCCGTTCATGGCCGCCGCGCAGGCCGCGCTCAAGGCGCTCGACTGGGACCGGAAGCTGGTCCACATCGAGAAGTTCCTCTCCCTGGACGGGAATCCGTTCGAGGAAGCCGCCGAGGTGGTCGCCGAGGAGTCGGCCGACCCGCCCGCGACGGTGCACGTCGACCTCGACGGCGAGCAGCGGTCCCTGGTGTGGCCGCGGGAGCGCAAGCTGCTCGACCTGCTGCTGGACGCCGGGTTCGCGGCGCCCTACTCGTGCCGCGCCGGGCAGTGCAGCGCCTGCGCTTGCCGTCTGGTGTCGGGCCGGGTGAAGATGCTGAACAACGAAGTACTCGATTCCGACGACCTCGACGAGGGCATCGTGCTGGCGTGCCAGTCGGTGCCACTGACCGACGAGGTCTCGGTCACCTACGAATGAGTGGTGCGCATGCCCATCGATCCGGCGGTCGCGATCGGCGCGGAACTCGGCGAGGAGCAGTTCTCCTGGACCTCGACGGACGTGCAGCTCTACCACCTCGCGCTCGGGGCCGGCGCCGACCCGGGTAGCCCGCGCGAGCTGCGGTACGTGCTGGAGGACGACCTGCGGGTGCTGCCCACCTTCGCCACGGTCGCGGCGTCCTTCCGCTGGACCGAGCCGCCGACGGTGTCCTTCCCCGGGGTGTCCATCGACCTGGCCAAGGTGGTGCACGGCACCCAGGAAGTGGTGGCGCACCGGCCGCTGCCGGTGGCGGGCAAGGCCACCTCGCGGACGAAGGTGGTCGACGTACTGGACAAGGGCAAGGCCGCGGTGATCATCCGCGAGACGGTCACCCTCGACGAGCACGGCAGTCCCTTGTGGACAGCGCGGTCGAGCATCTTCGCCAAGGGCGAGGGCGGCTTCGGCGGGCACCGCGGCAGTTCGGCGAAGGTCGTGACGCCGGACCGGGAGCCGGACCTCGTCGCCGACACGCCGACCCTGCCGCAGCAGGCGCTGCTGTACCGGCTCTGCGGCGACCGGAACCCGCTGCACGCCGACCCCGGATTCGCCGCGCGGGCGGGGTACGACCGGCCGATCCTGCACGGCTTGTGCACCTACGGCATCGTGGCGAAGGCGGTGACAGACACCGTCCTCGACGGCGACGCGGCGGCCGTCGGCTCGTGGTCGGCCAAGTTCGCGGGTGTGGTCTTCCCCGGCGAAACCCTGCGGACCTCGATCTGGCGCGAAGACGGCCGGTTCGTCGTGGTCGCCACGGTGCCCGAGCGGGACAACGCCGTGGTCCTGTCCGAAGGGCTGCTGACCGGCCGGTAGTTCAGGTCCTGGTGAATTCCCACCGCGGTTCGCGCGCACTCGGTAGCTTCAGGAGTGCTTTTCCGGAACCCACCGGAAAGCACGACGAACTGGGGTGGACATGAACGGAAAGATCGCCAGTACCCTCGCGATCGGGGCCGGCGCGGCGGCGGTGGCCGTCGGCGGAGCGGCGCCCGCGCTGGCCGCACCGGAGGCGCCGGGGCTGGTTTCCCTGCACGACCTGCCCGGCTACGGCGGCGAGAGCCACACGCAGCTGATCAACGGCTCCGGCACGTTCTGCCTGCCACTGGGCCCGCTGGACAACCGGGCGTCGTCGATCCGGCTGTCGGACGCGCGGGTCGAGGTGTTCGACAGCCCCGGGTGCTTCGGCGCGGGGCTCGCGCTCCCCGGCAGCGTGCCCGACCTGGGCCTGATCGGCTGGGACAACCGGATCTCGTCGGTGCGGATCACCGTCGCCTGATCACGAGGTGAGCAGGAGGGCACTGGTGGGCACACCAGTGCCCGCCGTCACCAGGACCCGGCCGGCACCGGGTACCTGGTTGACCGCGGTACCGCGGAGCTGGCGCACGCCCTCCGCGATGCCGTTCATGCCGTGGATGTAGGCCTCACCCAGCTGACCGCCGTGCGGGTTCAGCGGCAGCGACCCGTCGAGTTCCAGGTGCCCGTCGGCGATGAAGTCCTTCGCTTCGCCACGGCCGCAGAAACCCAGCTGCTCCAACTGCATGAGCACGTACGGGGTGAAGTGGTCGTACAGCACGCCGACGTCCACATCGGACGGTGACAGCCCGGACTGCGCCCACAGCTGGCGCGCCACCACGCCCATCTCCGGCAGGGCGGCCAGGTCGTCGCGGTAGTAGCTGGTCATCACGTACTGGTCGGTGCCGCTGCCCTGGGCGGCCGCGGCGATCACCGCGGGCGGGTGCGGCAGGTCGCGCGCCCGCTCGAGGCTGGTGATCACCAGCGCCACCCCGCCGT from the Amycolatopsis magusensis genome contains:
- a CDS encoding ferredoxin--NADP reductase translates to MSEARRLRVADVIAETADAHSLVFEPAPGMDYRPGQFLTLRVPSDRCGSVARCYSLSSSPHTGDPLTVTVKRTGYASNWICDNIRAGAEIEVLPPSGVFCPPDLDADLLLFAAGSGITPVLSIVKSVLAKGTGRLLLVYANRDEQSVIFARELRELSASMPDRLTVVHWLESVQGLPSIEQLQSLAAPFPGRPAFLCGPKPFMAAAQAALKALDWDRKLVHIEKFLSLDGNPFEEAAEVVAEESADPPATVHVDLDGEQRSLVWPRERKLLDLLLDAGFAAPYSCRAGQCSACACRLVSGRVKMLNNEVLDSDDLDEGIVLACQSVPLTDEVSVTYE
- a CDS encoding MaoC/PaaZ C-terminal domain-containing protein; amino-acid sequence: MPIDPAVAIGAELGEEQFSWTSTDVQLYHLALGAGADPGSPRELRYVLEDDLRVLPTFATVAASFRWTEPPTVSFPGVSIDLAKVVHGTQEVVAHRPLPVAGKATSRTKVVDVLDKGKAAVIIRETVTLDEHGSPLWTARSSIFAKGEGGFGGHRGSSAKVVTPDREPDLVADTPTLPQQALLYRLCGDRNPLHADPGFAARAGYDRPILHGLCTYGIVAKAVTDTVLDGDAAAVGSWSAKFAGVVFPGETLRTSIWREDGRFVVVATVPERDNAVVLSEGLLTGR